Proteins encoded in a region of the Streptomyces sp. NBC_00513 genome:
- a CDS encoding signaling protein — MADDTTLFSRRTLMFGGGAVAAGLAASGLTWALSSEPDEPDQEEPDPQPTAGDFDMRTGAELLAPTPLFNTTGPQSFAFDDANGLVYTLQTMQSGIRLEDESEPLASGDRKTAGDMCLTRLSSTGISLGHMYLRGFGHGISFGVEPAGKHTYIWVESRPDADSGYGTQVARVLFDDGGVVDGSDRRVPHYDPVPGASDVSPALDLAGGRVLVSHELDGEHRLSVYGMADFLAGRFDPVHAVRAGVQVKEEEWFQGCALHGNFVYILTGRPYTTKDGNNPRKSGGNTHVSAIDIRTGRAQGRHKVTVAPDLPFREPEGMAIGSADSRPALCVGFSIKAEDRRELTVYRFTG; from the coding sequence ATGGCGGATGACACGACACTTTTCAGCCGCCGGACCCTGATGTTCGGCGGCGGCGCGGTCGCCGCCGGGTTGGCCGCGAGCGGTCTGACGTGGGCGCTCTCGTCGGAACCGGACGAGCCCGACCAGGAGGAGCCCGACCCTCAGCCGACGGCCGGGGACTTCGACATGCGGACGGGCGCCGAACTGCTGGCGCCGACGCCGCTATTCAATACGACGGGTCCGCAGTCGTTCGCCTTCGACGATGCCAACGGTTTGGTCTACACCCTTCAGACCATGCAAAGCGGCATTCGACTGGAAGACGAGTCGGAGCCACTCGCTTCCGGCGACCGAAAGACCGCCGGCGATATGTGCCTGACCCGGTTGAGCAGTACGGGGATATCTCTCGGGCACATGTATCTCCGCGGCTTCGGGCATGGAATTTCCTTCGGTGTCGAGCCCGCCGGCAAGCACACCTACATATGGGTGGAGAGCAGGCCCGACGCGGACAGCGGCTACGGAACGCAGGTCGCCCGTGTGCTGTTCGACGACGGCGGTGTGGTCGACGGGTCCGACCGGCGGGTCCCGCACTACGATCCGGTCCCGGGCGCGTCCGACGTGTCCCCCGCGCTCGACCTGGCGGGTGGGCGCGTGCTGGTGAGCCACGAGTTGGACGGGGAACACCGGCTGTCCGTGTACGGGATGGCGGACTTCCTCGCCGGTCGCTTCGACCCCGTGCACGCCGTGCGGGCCGGTGTCCAGGTGAAGGAAGAGGAGTGGTTCCAGGGCTGCGCCCTGCACGGGAACTTCGTCTACATCCTCACCGGCCGCCCGTACACGACCAAGGACGGGAACAATCCGCGGAAGTCCGGCGGAAACACGCACGTCTCGGCGATCGACATTCGTACGGGGCGCGCTCAGGGCCGACACAAGGTCACCGTGGCACCGGATCTGCCCTTCCGGGAGCCGGAGGGAATGGCGATCGGTTCCGCGGATTCCCGCCCCGCATTGTGCGTGGGCTTTTCCATCAAGGCGGAAGACCGGCGCGAGCTGACGGTGTATCGCTTTACGGGGTGA
- a CDS encoding Ig-like domain-containing protein → MNHLLGRGRALGSDPSQGAAYAGLYSSADPRLGVAPGEVVQFGLSVAVDRTGSRGCAYLLAAPLTAAGEIVGLQGLEYFPRQRWFRVRAEAGETGTGVLQLRAAENAKAPRIRPQIMVGVPDATGRKMVRTARLDTQALPLRRPAARGLRIATEPNTPGAVHVLSGAPAGSAAISVTRPGHGDAQLSYDGWVTYTPDPGFVGYDRFAYVVGTPGAGEQTSHVNVFVGGLAATPGAFPEHTTDVAFRPWQWPELTGEMPWPVPAPQRSPQN, encoded by the coding sequence GTGAACCACCTCCTCGGTCGGGGCCGGGCCCTCGGCTCGGATCCCTCCCAGGGCGCCGCCTACGCGGGCCTGTACTCCTCGGCGGACCCGCGACTCGGCGTGGCCCCCGGCGAGGTCGTCCAGTTCGGCCTCTCGGTCGCGGTGGACCGGACGGGCTCGCGCGGCTGCGCGTACCTCCTGGCCGCCCCGCTGACCGCCGCCGGCGAGATCGTCGGCCTCCAGGGGCTGGAGTACTTCCCCCGGCAGCGCTGGTTCCGGGTGCGCGCGGAGGCGGGTGAGACCGGTACCGGTGTCCTGCAGCTGCGGGCCGCCGAGAACGCCAAGGCCCCCCGGATCCGTCCCCAGATCATGGTGGGCGTCCCGGACGCGACCGGACGCAAGATGGTCCGCACCGCCCGACTCGACACCCAGGCCCTGCCGTTGCGCCGGCCCGCCGCGCGCGGCCTGCGCATCGCGACCGAGCCCAACACGCCCGGCGCGGTACACGTGCTGTCGGGCGCGCCCGCCGGGTCCGCGGCGATCTCCGTGACCCGGCCGGGCCACGGAGACGCGCAGCTGTCCTACGACGGGTGGGTGACCTACACGCCCGACCCGGGCTTCGTCGGGTACGACCGCTTCGCGTACGTGGTGGGCACCCCCGGGGCGGGCGAGCAGACCTCGCACGTCAACGTCTTCGTCGGCGGACTCGCCGCCACGCCGGGCGCGTTCCCGGAACACACGACGGACGTCGCCTTCCGCCCCTGGCAGTGGCCCGAGCTGACCGGCGAGATGCCGTGGCCCGTGCCCGCGCCCCAGCGGTCCCCGCAGAACTGA
- a CDS encoding rhamnogalacturonan acetylesterase — protein MTYAPGPGQEHRPRIFVAGGSNSVHRPYSFLPMAGWTQALPLFLNDAVEVVNCSRARASSKSFRERGRLQWILDTMRPGDYLLFGFGQTDWKPDPGLHTEPFSTFLEHMTAYVHGTRERGAHPVILLPYERRRIDRHGNVARFLGDYPVAARQLAEDEHVPVVDLYEQSLQWWEELGSEATKAVFTYLRPGEPLQEHVLDGDNVHLRAEGAIECARFIARSMLEQGVIPAHWGRDLDRTRFSYEELGWLDEETFWHRTKTRVSKMPAVPAGAPANKESGA, from the coding sequence GTGACGTACGCACCCGGACCGGGCCAGGAGCACCGCCCGAGGATCTTCGTGGCGGGCGGGTCGAACTCGGTCCACCGGCCCTACAGCTTCCTGCCGATGGCGGGCTGGACCCAGGCGCTGCCGCTGTTCCTCAACGACGCGGTGGAGGTGGTGAACTGCTCCCGGGCACGAGCCAGCTCCAAGAGCTTCCGCGAGCGCGGCCGGCTCCAGTGGATCCTGGACACCATGCGGCCGGGTGACTACCTGCTCTTCGGTTTCGGGCAGACGGACTGGAAGCCGGACCCCGGCCTGCACACCGAGCCGTTCTCCACCTTCCTGGAGCACATGACGGCGTACGTCCACGGGACCCGCGAGCGGGGTGCGCACCCGGTGATCCTGCTGCCGTACGAGCGGCGGCGGATCGACCGGCACGGCAACGTCGCGCGCTTCCTCGGGGACTATCCGGTCGCCGCACGGCAGTTGGCCGAGGACGAGCACGTACCGGTCGTCGACCTGTACGAGCAGAGCCTCCAGTGGTGGGAGGAGCTCGGGTCGGAGGCCACCAAGGCCGTCTTCACCTACCTGCGGCCGGGCGAACCCCTCCAGGAGCACGTGCTGGACGGGGACAACGTGCACCTGCGGGCCGAGGGCGCGATCGAGTGCGCGCGGTTCATCGCCCGCAGCATGCTGGAGCAGGGCGTGATCCCCGCGCACTGGGGCCGCGACCTCGACCGGACCCGTTTCTCGTACGAGGAACTGGGCTGGCTGGACGAGGAGACCTTCTGGCACCGCACCAAGACCCGCGTGTCGAAGATGCCGGCGGTCCCGGCCGGCGCCCCCGCGAACAAGGAGTCCGGCGCGTGA
- a CDS encoding glycosyltransferase family A protein, protein MNTAVVNVTDVTVAVRVRDQAAELDACLASLVGQSIGTDRLEIIAVDDGSTDDSGSVLARAAHQYPFLRMGLIAHGQSPAAARNWALSQVRGRYVIFLEACDRLTPDALERMVTAADTNEADVVLGKLESSGRHTVATSMFRKNQPYTDVDASRVYWSLTPDKLFRTSMLQRRGLAFPTDMLIGDDQAFTAAAFIGADNVSVVGDATCVVKGASPASPAGLADRVALVSRMLALVDAQVPQGPRRDRLHSRHLEVELGKATAAALLSATDPTEAEQALWAAAEVLRTQARAGALALLPRTLAVRFALLAQGRIAEARSMAAFEADKNRPSVRKTVEGGRVYTGLPFFRDPQVGLPDELFDITDDMTVSHELQKLRWDGAMLLLDGYGFFEQLSTKERATRVVLRERATGAQETHAVTARRDDTLTNAKGNARAMGRFSARINLAQTAIGRPLPPGIWEVHLAVSFEGVSREVRLGPKRAAEVDTTARMPVRIAPSPDAPETELVATPFYTESGELCVEVSQRFPVPGRA, encoded by the coding sequence ATGAACACAGCCGTCGTGAACGTCACGGACGTGACGGTCGCCGTCCGGGTCCGCGATCAGGCCGCCGAACTCGACGCCTGTCTGGCCTCCCTCGTCGGCCAGTCGATCGGCACGGACCGGCTGGAGATCATCGCCGTCGACGACGGGTCCACGGACGACAGCGGATCCGTCCTGGCCAGGGCCGCGCACCAGTACCCCTTCCTGCGCATGGGCCTGATCGCCCACGGGCAGAGCCCGGCGGCCGCCCGCAACTGGGCGCTGAGTCAGGTGCGCGGACGGTACGTGATCTTCCTGGAGGCCTGCGACCGGCTGACGCCCGACGCCTTGGAGCGGATGGTCACGGCGGCGGACACCAACGAGGCCGACGTGGTGCTCGGGAAGCTGGAGAGCTCGGGCCGGCACACCGTCGCGACGTCGATGTTCCGCAAGAACCAGCCCTACACGGACGTGGACGCCTCCCGCGTCTACTGGTCGCTGACCCCGGACAAGCTGTTCCGCACCAGCATGCTCCAGCGGCGCGGGCTGGCGTTCCCCACCGACATGCTGATCGGCGACGACCAGGCCTTCACCGCCGCCGCGTTCATCGGGGCGGACAACGTCTCGGTCGTCGGCGACGCGACCTGTGTGGTCAAGGGGGCCTCGCCCGCGTCCCCGGCCGGGCTCGCGGACCGGGTGGCGCTGGTCTCGCGCATGCTGGCGCTGGTCGACGCGCAGGTGCCGCAGGGGCCGCGCCGGGACCGTCTGCACTCCCGCCACCTGGAGGTGGAACTCGGCAAGGCGACCGCGGCCGCGCTGTTGTCCGCGACGGACCCGACGGAGGCCGAGCAGGCCCTGTGGGCGGCGGCCGAGGTGCTGCGGACCCAGGCCCGCGCGGGGGCGCTCGCGCTGCTGCCGCGCACGCTCGCGGTGCGGTTCGCGCTGCTGGCGCAGGGCAGGATCGCCGAGGCCCGGTCGATGGCCGCCTTCGAGGCGGACAAGAACCGGCCGAGCGTCCGCAAGACGGTGGAGGGCGGCCGGGTGTACACCGGGCTGCCGTTCTTCCGCGATCCGCAGGTCGGCCTGCCGGACGAACTCTTCGACATCACCGATGACATGACGGTCAGTCACGAGTTGCAGAAGCTCCGCTGGGACGGGGCGATGCTGCTGCTCGACGGGTACGGGTTCTTCGAGCAGTTGTCGACGAAGGAGCGGGCCACCCGCGTGGTGCTGCGGGAGCGGGCCACCGGCGCCCAGGAGACGCACGCCGTGACCGCGCGGCGGGACGACACCCTCACCAACGCCAAGGGCAACGCGCGGGCGATGGGCCGTTTCTCGGCCCGGATCAACCTGGCGCAGACCGCGATCGGCCGGCCGCTCCCGCCGGGCATCTGGGAGGTGCACCTCGCCGTGAGTTTCGAGGGCGTGTCCCGGGAGGTGCGGCTCGGACCGAAGCGGGCGGCCGAGGTGGACACGACAGCCCGGATGCCGGTCCGCATCGCACCCTCGCCCGACGCCCCGGAGACGGAGCTGGTCGCGACGCCCTTCTACACCGAGTCGGGCGAGTTGTGCGTCGAGGTCTCTCAGCGGTTCCCGGTACCGGGTCGCGCCTGA
- the dxs gene encoding 1-deoxy-D-xylulose-5-phosphate synthase: MLLTRIKGPRDLDRLSQEELEQLAAEIRSFLVDAVSKTGGHLGPNLGVVELTIALHRVFDSPKDKVLFDTGHQAYVHKLLTGRQDFGGLRTKGGLSGYPSRAESEHDVIENSHASTVLGWADGLAKANEVLGREDHHVAAVIGDGALTGGMAWEALNNIAAAKDRPLVIVVNDNERSYGPTIGGLANHLATLRTTDGYERFLARGKDLLERTPVVGKPLYETLHGAKKGLKDFIAPQGMFEDLGLKYVGPIDGHDIEALESALQRAKRFGGPVIVHCLTQKGRGYQPAVQDEADRFHAVGVIHPDTGLPVKTAAASWTSVFADEMVKLGRERADIVAITAAMLQPVGLKKFADAFPERIFDVGIAEQHGATSAAGLATGGVHPVFAVYATFLNRAFDQVLMDVALHKCGVTFVLDRAGVTGDDGASHNGMWDMSILQVVPGLRLAAPRDAEQLRAQLREAVEVKDAPTVVRYSKGVVGPAVPAVGRIGGMDVLRTPAPEVTRPDVLLVSVGALAPMCLEIADLLDKQGISTTVVDPRWVKPVDEALAPLAERHRVVVTVEDNGRTGGVGAAVSQALRDAGVDVPLRDFGIPQRFLDHALRKEILAEIGLTAPDIARQVTGLVAKLDGRYDSEPAATVD; this comes from the coding sequence GTGCTGCTGACCCGCATCAAGGGACCGCGCGATCTGGACCGGCTCAGCCAGGAGGAGCTCGAACAGCTCGCCGCCGAGATCAGGTCCTTCCTCGTCGACGCCGTCTCCAAGACCGGCGGGCACCTCGGCCCCAACCTCGGTGTCGTCGAGCTGACGATCGCCCTGCACCGGGTCTTCGACTCGCCCAAGGACAAGGTCCTCTTCGACACGGGCCACCAGGCCTACGTCCACAAGCTGCTCACGGGCCGCCAGGACTTCGGCGGCCTGCGCACCAAGGGCGGCCTGTCCGGCTACCCCTCCCGCGCCGAGTCCGAGCACGACGTCATCGAGAACTCCCACGCCTCCACCGTGCTGGGCTGGGCCGACGGCCTGGCCAAGGCCAACGAGGTGCTGGGCCGCGAGGACCACCACGTCGCCGCCGTCATCGGCGACGGCGCGCTGACCGGAGGCATGGCCTGGGAGGCGCTGAACAACATCGCCGCCGCCAAGGACCGCCCGCTGGTCATCGTGGTGAACGACAACGAGCGCTCGTACGGTCCCACGATCGGCGGCCTCGCCAACCACCTGGCCACCCTGCGCACCACGGACGGATACGAGCGCTTCCTGGCCCGCGGCAAGGACCTCCTGGAGCGTACGCCGGTCGTCGGCAAGCCGCTCTACGAGACCCTGCACGGCGCCAAGAAGGGCCTCAAGGACTTCATCGCCCCGCAGGGCATGTTCGAGGACCTCGGCCTGAAGTACGTCGGCCCCATCGACGGCCACGACATCGAGGCCCTGGAGTCCGCGCTCCAGCGCGCGAAGCGCTTCGGCGGCCCGGTCATCGTGCACTGCCTCACCCAGAAGGGCCGCGGCTACCAGCCGGCCGTCCAGGACGAGGCCGACCGCTTCCACGCGGTCGGCGTCATCCACCCGGACACCGGCCTCCCGGTCAAGACGGCGGCCGCCAGCTGGACCTCCGTCTTCGCCGACGAGATGGTCAAGCTCGGCCGGGAGCGCGCGGACATCGTCGCGATCACCGCGGCCATGCTCCAGCCCGTCGGCCTGAAGAAGTTCGCGGACGCCTTCCCGGAGCGCATCTTCGACGTGGGCATCGCCGAGCAGCACGGCGCCACCTCGGCCGCCGGACTGGCCACCGGAGGGGTCCACCCGGTCTTCGCCGTGTACGCGACCTTCCTCAACCGCGCCTTCGACCAGGTGCTGATGGACGTCGCCCTGCACAAGTGCGGGGTCACCTTCGTCCTGGACCGCGCGGGCGTCACCGGTGACGACGGCGCCTCCCACAACGGCATGTGGGACATGTCGATCCTCCAGGTCGTGCCCGGCCTGCGGCTCGCCGCCCCGCGCGACGCCGAGCAGCTGCGCGCCCAACTGCGCGAGGCCGTCGAGGTCAAGGACGCGCCGACCGTCGTGCGCTACTCCAAGGGAGTCGTCGGCCCGGCCGTGCCGGCCGTCGGCAGGATCGGCGGCATGGACGTGCTGCGCACCCCGGCCCCCGAGGTCACCCGTCCGGACGTACTGCTCGTATCCGTCGGCGCGCTCGCCCCGATGTGCCTAGAGATCGCCGATCTGCTCGACAAGCAGGGCATCTCCACGACCGTGGTGGACCCCCGTTGGGTCAAGCCCGTGGACGAGGCCCTGGCCCCGCTCGCGGAGCGGCACCGGGTCGTCGTCACCGTCGAGGACAACGGCCGCACCGGCGGCGTGGGCGCCGCCGTCTCGCAGGCCCTGCGGGACGCGGGCGTCGACGTGCCGCTGCGGGACTTCGGTATCCCGCAGCGCTTCCTCGACCACGCGCTGCGCAAGGAGATCCTGGCCGAGATCGGCCTGACCGCCCCGGACATCGCCCGTCAGGTGACCGGCCTCGTCGCCAAGCTGGACGGGCGCTACGACAGCGAGCCGGCCGCCACCGTCGACTAG
- a CDS encoding GNAT family N-acetyltransferase, producing the protein MKITLEAWAEDDHWLLLRTNEPAMTAHLGGPESEARLRDRQSRYLALSAREPAAGRMFRVVADGESVGSIGFWERTWKDEEVYETGWGILPEHQGRGVAAAAARTLVAHAAEHGTRRHLHAFPPLDHGASNAVCRKAGFVLLGEVPFEYPPGHWETSNDWRTVLH; encoded by the coding sequence ATGAAGATCACGTTGGAAGCCTGGGCGGAAGACGACCACTGGCTGCTGCTCCGCACGAACGAGCCGGCCATGACCGCACACCTCGGCGGTCCGGAGTCCGAGGCCAGGCTCCGGGACCGGCAGAGCCGTTACCTCGCCCTCAGCGCCCGGGAGCCGGCGGCCGGCCGGATGTTCCGCGTCGTCGCCGACGGCGAGAGCGTGGGCAGCATCGGCTTCTGGGAGCGCACCTGGAAGGACGAGGAGGTCTACGAGACGGGCTGGGGCATCCTGCCCGAACACCAGGGCCGCGGCGTGGCCGCGGCGGCGGCCCGCACCCTCGTCGCCCACGCGGCCGAGCACGGTACGCGCCGCCACCTGCACGCCTTCCCGCCCCTCGACCACGGGGCGTCGAACGCCGTCTGCCGCAAGGCCGGCTTCGTCCTGCTCGGCGAGGTCCCGTTCGAGTACCCCCCGGGCCACTGGGAGACGAGCAACGACTGGCGCACGGTGCTGCACTAG
- a CDS encoding bifunctional cytidylyltransferase/SDR family oxidoreductase has product MPSSTTPRRTIAVVLAGGTGQRIGLEIPKQLLKIAGKSILEHTLHIFESAADVDEVLLLMTPDHVTEARRIVEHAGLTKVSRVLAGGTTRSETTRIAIAAASQGREADEHINLLFHDAVRPLLSQRVVRECVESLERYQAVDVAIPSSDTVIVTRTHGDDGEFITEVPDRSRLRRGQTPQGFRLSTIRNAYERAAADPFFQATDDCSVVVKYLPDVPVHVVTGDEYNMKVTQPVDVFIADKLFQLASHAAPAHADEAAYREQLSGKTMVVFGGSYGIGADIARIAESFGARVFALGRSTTGTHVENPDHVEAALAEAYAQTGRIDHVVNTAGVLRVGRLDETDDDTIRQALEVNYLAPVQIARAAHKYLGETRGQLLLFTSSSYTRGRANYSLYSSTKAAMVNLTQALADEWAEDHIRVNCVNPERTATPMRVKAFGEEPTGSLLSSEAVALTSLDVLLSTMTGHVVDVRRQDPTTNAAQRSAFEAALAAVLVQTAGDEGV; this is encoded by the coding sequence GTGCCGTCCAGTACCACCCCCCGCCGTACCATCGCCGTTGTTCTCGCAGGGGGGACCGGCCAACGCATCGGGCTCGAGATACCGAAGCAGCTGCTCAAGATCGCCGGTAAGTCGATCCTGGAGCACACGCTGCACATCTTCGAGTCCGCGGCCGACGTGGACGAGGTCCTCCTCCTCATGACGCCCGACCACGTGACGGAGGCCCGCCGCATCGTCGAGCACGCGGGCCTGACGAAGGTCTCCCGGGTGCTGGCCGGCGGAACGACGCGGAGCGAGACCACCCGCATCGCCATCGCCGCCGCCTCGCAGGGGCGGGAGGCCGACGAGCACATCAACCTGCTCTTCCACGACGCCGTGCGCCCGCTGCTCTCGCAGCGCGTGGTCCGTGAGTGCGTCGAGTCCCTGGAGCGCTACCAGGCCGTCGACGTGGCCATCCCGTCGTCCGACACCGTGATCGTGACGCGCACCCACGGGGACGACGGCGAGTTCATCACCGAGGTGCCGGACCGCTCCCGGCTGCGCCGGGGCCAGACCCCCCAGGGCTTCCGGCTGTCCACGATCCGCAACGCCTACGAGCGGGCGGCCGCCGACCCGTTCTTCCAGGCGACCGACGACTGCTCCGTGGTCGTCAAGTACCTGCCCGACGTGCCGGTCCACGTGGTCACGGGCGACGAGTACAACATGAAGGTCACCCAGCCGGTCGACGTGTTCATCGCCGACAAGCTGTTCCAGCTCGCCTCGCACGCCGCGCCCGCCCACGCCGACGAGGCCGCCTACCGCGAGCAGCTGTCCGGCAAGACGATGGTGGTGTTCGGCGGTTCGTACGGGATCGGCGCCGACATCGCGCGGATCGCCGAGAGCTTCGGTGCCCGGGTCTTCGCACTGGGGCGCTCCACCACCGGCACCCACGTGGAGAACCCCGACCACGTCGAGGCGGCGCTGGCCGAGGCGTACGCGCAGACCGGCCGGATCGACCACGTGGTGAACACCGCGGGCGTGCTGCGGGTCGGCCGGCTCGACGAGACGGACGACGACACGATCCGGCAGGCGCTGGAGGTCAACTACCTGGCCCCCGTGCAGATCGCGCGGGCCGCCCACAAGTACCTCGGCGAGACGCGGGGGCAACTGCTGCTGTTCACCTCCAGCAGCTACACCCGGGGCCGCGCGAACTACAGCCTGTACTCGTCGACGAAGGCCGCCATGGTCAATCTGACGCAGGCGCTGGCCGACGAGTGGGCCGAGGACCACATCCGCGTGAACTGCGTGAACCCGGAGCGCACCGCCACCCCGATGCGCGTCAAGGCCTTCGGCGAGGAGCCGACCGGTTCCCTGCTGAGTTCCGAGGCGGTGGCCCTGACCTCGCTGGACGTCCTGCTGTCCACGATGACCGGACACGTCGTCGACGTGCGCCGGCAGGACCCGACCACGAACGCGGCGCAGCGGTCCGCCTTCGAGGCGGCGCTGGCGGCGGTGCTGGTGCAGACGGCCGGGGACGAGGGAGTCTAG
- a CDS encoding amino acid permease → MSTDRNSPFRTKSVEQSIRDTEEPEHALRKSLSSWDLMVFGVGVIIGTGIFVLTGKVAKENAGPATALAFVAAGIVCGLAALCYAEFASTVPVAGSAYTFSYASIGELPAWIIGWDLVLEFALGTAVVAVGWSGYVRSLMDNAGIHLPAALEGPDVPGGTFDLLAFLLVLVLTVVLVIGVKLSARITAIVVAIKVTVVLIVIIAGLFFITGSNYKPFIPEAVPQEGGAGFDAPLVQLIFGYEPTNFGVMGIFTAASVVFFAFIGFDVVATAAEETKMPQRDMPRGILGSLLICTVLYVAVSLVVTGMQHYTELSVSAPLADAFKSAGHPVYGGIISFGAAVGLTTVCMILLLGQTRVFFAMSRDGLLPRFFSRTHPRFRTPYRPTILLGVIIAIVAGFTSINELATLVNIGTLFAFVVVALGVIILRRTRPDLHRAFRTPWVPFVPIVSIAASVWLMLNLPAETWLRFVVWMLIGIAVYYMYGRKHSRLGRGEGVGLDPHHEEQH, encoded by the coding sequence GTGAGCACGGATCGCAACAGTCCTTTCCGCACCAAGTCGGTGGAACAGTCCATCCGCGACACGGAGGAGCCCGAACACGCCCTCCGCAAGTCGCTCTCCTCCTGGGACCTGATGGTCTTCGGCGTCGGTGTCATCATCGGCACCGGCATCTTCGTCCTCACCGGCAAGGTCGCCAAGGAGAACGCCGGCCCGGCCACCGCCCTGGCGTTCGTGGCCGCCGGCATCGTGTGTGGGCTCGCCGCCCTGTGCTACGCCGAGTTCGCCTCGACCGTCCCGGTCGCCGGTTCGGCGTACACGTTCTCCTACGCCTCGATCGGTGAGCTTCCCGCCTGGATCATCGGCTGGGACCTGGTGCTGGAGTTCGCGCTGGGCACCGCGGTCGTCGCGGTCGGCTGGTCCGGGTACGTCCGTTCGTTGATGGACAACGCCGGCATCCATCTACCTGCGGCCCTGGAGGGGCCGGACGTGCCGGGCGGCACCTTCGACCTGCTCGCCTTCCTCCTGGTCCTGGTCCTGACGGTCGTCCTCGTCATCGGCGTGAAGCTGTCGGCGCGCATCACCGCGATCGTCGTCGCGATCAAGGTCACGGTGGTGCTCATCGTGATCATCGCGGGCCTGTTCTTCATCACGGGCAGCAACTACAAGCCGTTCATCCCCGAGGCGGTGCCCCAGGAGGGCGGAGCGGGATTCGACGCGCCACTGGTCCAGCTGATCTTCGGCTACGAGCCGACCAACTTCGGCGTCATGGGCATCTTCACCGCGGCCTCCGTCGTGTTCTTCGCCTTCATCGGCTTCGACGTGGTCGCCACCGCCGCCGAGGAGACCAAGATGCCGCAGCGCGACATGCCGCGCGGCATCCTCGGCTCGCTGCTGATCTGCACGGTGCTGTACGTGGCGGTCTCCCTCGTGGTGACCGGCATGCAGCACTACACCGAGCTGTCGGTGAGCGCGCCGCTGGCCGACGCCTTCAAATCCGCCGGACATCCGGTCTACGGAGGCATCATCAGCTTCGGCGCCGCGGTGGGCCTGACCACCGTCTGCATGATCCTGTTGCTGGGTCAGACCCGTGTGTTCTTCGCGATGAGCCGTGACGGCCTGCTGCCGCGCTTCTTCTCGCGCACGCACCCGAGGTTCCGCACCCCGTACCGGCCGACGATCCTGCTCGGTGTGATCATCGCGATCGTCGCCGGATTCACCAGCATCAACGAACTCGCCACCCTGGTGAACATCGGTACGCTGTTCGCCTTCGTGGTCGTCGCCCTCGGCGTGATCATCCTGCGCCGGACCCGCCCGGACCTGCACCGGGCCTTCCGGACCCCGTGGGTGCCGTTCGTGCCGATCGTGTCGATCGCCGCCTCGGTGTGGCTGATGCTCAACCTCCCGGCCGAGACCTGGCTGCGGTTCGTCGTCTGGATGCTCATCGGCATCGCCGTGTACTACATGTACGGGCGCAAGCACAGCCGACTGGGCCGGGGCGAGGGAGTGGGCCTCGACCCGCACCACGAGGAGCAGCACTAG
- a CDS encoding LCP family protein: MIDRPSAPAPASSPVSRRKPRRGRRVLWIVLSVAALLVLAVGGAGWWTYSHLNSNISSVDLNQAIGDNRPKKVVENAQNVLVLGSDSRAGANGDLDHGDVSGARSDTAMLVHIPEGRSRATAVSIPRDTLISRPECKDNDGGTAPAAKRVMFNSVYSLGGPACVVKTVEQLSGVRVDHFVEVDFAGFKGLVDALGGVTVTLDQPMSGAKGGLKLDAGTHRLDGTDSLKFVRTRYGYGDGSDLGRIGLQQQFMLAMLSEIKKQDALGNPTRLYKLADAGTKSLTTDSDLASLTALSDFARSMKAVDPATMETIMLPVAYDKVDPNRVVVAEPQAGQLWEALRTDQKVPASAKKSPAKGGTAAKP, translated from the coding sequence ATGATTGACCGGCCCTCGGCACCGGCCCCGGCCTCCTCCCCTGTCTCCCGGCGAAAGCCGCGGCGTGGCAGGCGCGTCCTGTGGATCGTGCTCTCGGTGGCGGCCCTGCTCGTCCTCGCGGTCGGCGGCGCCGGCTGGTGGACCTACAGCCACCTCAACTCGAACATCTCCAGCGTCGACCTGAACCAGGCGATCGGCGACAACCGCCCGAAGAAGGTCGTCGAGAACGCCCAGAACGTCCTGGTCCTCGGGTCCGATTCACGGGCCGGGGCCAACGGCGACCTCGACCACGGCGACGTCAGCGGTGCCCGCTCCGACACCGCCATGCTGGTGCACATACCCGAGGGCCGCTCCAGGGCCACCGCGGTGAGCATCCCCCGCGACACCCTGATCAGCCGGCCCGAGTGCAAGGACAACGACGGCGGCACCGCGCCCGCCGCGAAGCGGGTCATGTTCAACTCGGTCTACTCCCTCGGCGGCCCCGCCTGCGTCGTGAAGACCGTGGAGCAGCTGTCCGGAGTCCGCGTGGACCACTTCGTCGAGGTGGACTTCGCCGGCTTCAAGGGTCTGGTCGACGCCCTCGGCGGGGTCACCGTCACCCTCGACCAGCCGATGAGCGGCGCCAAGGGCGGCCTCAAGCTCGACGCGGGCACGCACCGGCTGGACGGCACCGACTCGCTGAAGTTCGTACGGACCCGCTACGGCTACGGCGACGGCAGCGACCTCGGGCGCATCGGCCTCCAGCAGCAGTTCATGCTCGCCATGCTGTCGGAGATCAAGAAGCAGGACGCCCTCGGCAACCCGACCCGGCTGTACAAGCTGGCCGACGCGGGGACCAAGTCGCTGACCACCGACTCCGATCTGGCGTCCCTCACCGCGCTGTCCGACTTCGCGCGGAGCATGAAGGCCGTGGACCCGGCGACGATGGAGACCATCATGCTGCCGGTGGCCTACGACAAGGTCGACCCGAACCGCGTGGTCGTCGCCGAACCGCAGGCCGGCCAACTGTGGGAGGCCCTGCGCACCGACCAGAAGGTCCCGGCATCGGCGAAGAAGTCCCCCGCCAAGGGCGGCACGGCCGCCAAGCCGTAG